The genomic stretch GCGAATTCCAAACAATAATTTTCATCACTCAGGCTAGTTTTATCCGTTCATTTTTATGGTACAAACATAAAAAGAGACGTGGGACCTGCTTAATATTTTATCTGCCTTAGAGGTATCCCCATACCAGCTGCACAAATAATAACAACAGTGTCCCACGTCTTTATGAATATACTAATCCTGTAAAGGAGTATAAACACAAGACGTGAGCGCTTGTTGTATTACACTTGTGCAGCTTTGAAAATTGGGGATTTTCTAAGACAAGGTAATATTTTAAACGCTCTTAATTATATATGTCCCTTCTTGTTTTCAAATGAATATTCATCTGTTTTCAAGAATTGGTACAAAGTTAAAAAAAGAGTTCTGATTAAAGTGAAATTAATCTATTTTTTTAAATAAATAATAACCCGGATGAATATCTGAAAGAGTTATTCCCCCATTACAGTAGCCACAATCTTGCGACCGCCTCCATGGTTGCGGAACTCACAAAGGTAAATTCCCTGCCAAATACCCATATTCAGTCGACCATCTGTAATAGGAATAGTAAGACTAGCTCCTATAATGGTTGACTTTGCATGGGCAGGCATATCATCCCAACCTTCCAAAGTATGTTCGTAATAGGGTTCGCGTTCCTTTATCAAGTGATTAAAAATAGATTCCATATCCGTACGAACATCCGGATCAGCATTTTCATTGATACTTAATGCCGCACTGGTATGTTTGATGAACAAATAAAGCAAACCTATTTGGGGAAGTGGAGGCAAATTGCGCACCACTTCATCAGTAATCAGGTGAAATCCCCTAGTACGGGGACGAAGCGTAAATTCTGTCTGAGATACCATAACTATTATCAACCTTTATGCATCCATATAGATGCCACTTTACGACGTACTGCTATTATATTAAACAAAGATACACCCACAAAAAGCAAAATACCTATAACCATGGCTGGTCCCAGATTTCCTTCTTCCAACTGTGGAAATAACTTTTCTATCATATCCATATAGCTATTCCGCACATAGATCACAATTCCCACCGATAAAAACAACACTACTGCATTGAGGCCCAATGTCAGCATTTGATAGGGAAGCGCCACCTTAGCCGGACTGTAACCTATCAATAACAGATTCTCCAACTTAGACGTATTCTTCTGCAGTAACAAGTAAATACTGAGCATCAAAATATAGAAAGAGAGTACACTGATAAGCAAACCTACAGAAAGCACAATTCCTACAATCACTTTCAAGAACCAGGTAGTCTTTCCCGCATCCAACTTGTCATCTTCTGTATCATATCCCTTGTCTTTAAAGAACTTGGCAATACGGTCGTCCGTAGGATTGTTCACTTCTACAATCAGTCGTGACGGTTCGCTTTTCTGCCCCGGAGCAAACTCATTGTTAGCCCACGCCATAAATGTTTCCGGAACAAGAATCGTATTCAGGCGATTGGAGAAACCTGCTATTTTTCCTTTAAAGTTTTCCGTATGCCCTGCACCAGTAATACGTATATCCAAATTAACCATACCCATCACCCCTTCCGACAATTGCGGCAGGCTCCGGCTTTGTGCAAAACCAAAGTTATACAGATTCAGATAATTACGGGGAATAATGATAGGAACAACCCGTTCATTTTCATCAAACTCCCATTTATCCAAGTTCACATCCACATACTCATCGGGTACAGACTCAAAGAACATGGCTGTAGACATGTGCAACCCCACGTTCTCCATCCCCATGCCTGCCGACACTTTAAATTGGGAAGGCATAAAAGCCCCTACTCCTTTGGTAAACGGCTGTTCGCTGATTTCAGCAATGTCTTGTTCGGAAAAAGTCTTGCTTTTTCCGACAAAGGAGCCCAATGTACTTACCTTTTTGCTTACTATCACATAGTCTTTCTTCATGAAACTGTCACCTTCCGTAAAAACAGGCAACACATCTTTATAAAACTGGGCACTCAGCAACACAATGACCATGCCGCACAGATTGGCAAAGAAAAAACCCGCCAATTGTGGGAAACTGATATGCTGACGTAATAATTTCCAAACCAACCTCATAGTTTCAACGTTTTTGTGTAGTTCAATTCCAAATGCTTGCCGATAGAGGTCACAATGATACCTGCCCCCTGTCTATCCGCTTCCTCCACCAATATCCGGGACATAATCCGTCCGTTTTCTTCATCCAAATGGCTGATAGGTTCATCTAGAAAGATAAAATCGAAAGGTTGACAAAGTGCGCGGACCAACGCCACACGCTGCTGTTGCCCGAAAGACATTTTAGCTACCGGTGTATCCCATTTATCGGCAATACCGAACTGTTCAAACCAAGCCTTGATTTCTTTTTTAGATTTAAATCCGGTCAACGAATTCTTCAACTGCACATTCTCCCACGCTGTCAGCTCCGTGAACAAACGCAATTCCTGAAACAACATGCTGATGGAACGTTTCCGAATCTCCACCCAGTCATGCACCGAAAGACTACGGATGTTTTTCTCGCCAAAACAAATGATACCTTGATAGTCGTTACGATATCCGTATATGTAGCTGCAAAGCGATGATTTCCCAGTGCCGGATGCTGCTTCCACCAAATAGGCTTCCCCACGTTGCAGGGTCAACAACTGATGCCAGACATCGGATATAATAGAATCCCTCCCTGCAAAAACAGCAGGAAGGGCCCGTTGTAATTCTATAGTATTCATAAGTTCTCTAATCCATGTACGATCAACTGTAGCACGTTGACTTCTTTATCTTTCATAACAATATTTATTTGACCGCTTCTCCAATCGGGAGCCATCACATCCACATAGTCGCAAGATCCCAAAATAGCATTAAACACGGCGGCATCACTGCCCAGCATACGGGTTAACCGAGGATTCTCCTGAACGTCCTTCACCAACTGCGCCGCATTGAACGCCATAAAGAAACGGTTTTTCACCACCTCTCCGGCCCAAGAAGTATTCTGCAAAGAAACTCCGTAACGGCGGCCTGCCTCATCTGCCAGTCTTTCATTGTTCGAGATATAAAGCAGATTATCCTTCACACCAAACCAAATGCTCTGGCGATACATACGGAACTCATATTGGTCTTTGCCCGTAGAGTTCAATTGCATCTGCCCACCGGTCATAGCCAACAAAGGTCTCAGGTCTTCGAAGGACTGCAAAAAATCTTTATTCGTTACATCAGCATAAATCAGCAAGTCATTATTTGACAAGGAACTATAGCCAACAGCAACATCCCCATGAATAGAAGAGAATATACCTTCAATATCTATTGGCAACATCGGATTATCCAACGCTTGCTTGATGGTAGGATTTTCGCAAAGTAAATCATAAATTCCTTTTCCATCGATATTACCACCTGCCCAAACTAACGTATTAGCAGGGAAATACTCCAAATAAGCTCCTTTGATGAGTGCGGAAACAGCCGACTGCTTTTCATACATAGCAATCAAATCCTTATTTTCAATCAATGTTTCCATCTTCACTACAATTTTACCTTTTTCGAAAGTAGCGGAAACCAGATATTTGATATCTTCCAATTTCAAATAGGCAGGCATTCCCATTCGCATCTGCATGGTAATATCATTAGGAATAAATGACATATTCATCACAGTGACAATTTCACCCTTCGACGAGGCCAACTTACCAAAGTCTGTGGTCTTTACATAGCTGTTTTCAGCATCCTGGCGCATCAATGAAAGCAAACTTCCTTTCAAGCTGAGAGCATCTCCTTTATTACTTCCCATCAACAGGAAAGTGCCCTTATTAAAAGCGCACAGCGCCGTACCCATCTGTGTCCATGTACATCCGCTTTCGCTTTTCAATTCCGTACATATCTGCTCCTCCTTCAACGCCTCCAGCAAATCTTCCACTTTACCTTCATCATCTACTTTTGCCAATAAAGCAAAAGCATTAGAATGAGGAGTAATGAACATATATACTTTATCAGTAAAAGACAAGCCGGATTCAGACGGGCTTTTAATAATCTTCTCGGCAGTTTTATAGGCCTCTCCTTCCAGACCGCTTTTTAATGCGTCCGTCAGTTTGGCTACCACCTTTTCTCCCCCTTTACCGTTTATGCCACTCTTCTCTGCCATTGTTTTGAAATCGAATGACATGACCATTGCCGCATCCTTAGGAATAGCATTGGCATATTCACTTTTAGACGAACAGGAAGCCATAAGCAGCATGATCGCCACCAATGCAAATCCCCAAATACCTTTTCTCATATTCTTATTTTTGGTTTAATAAATTCAGTGTATGACAGGCTACCAATGCGGCTGTTTCCGTGCGAAGACGGGACTTTCCCAAACTAACAGGCTGAAAACCTGCCGCTATAGCCTTAGCCACTTCTTCCTCGCTAAAATCCCCTTCCGGACCTATCATCACCAAAGCATCTTCTCCGGAACGCAATATATCTTTCAACAAAAGTTTTTCCCCTTCATAGCAATGGGCGATGAACTTCTGCCCTTTAAAATCCCGTGAAACAAACTTATTAAAGTCCGTCATTTCATTCAGTACCGGCATAGTCGCCTTTAACGATTGTTTCACTGCCGATACCAGAATTTTTTCAATACGTTCTTTCTTGATTACTTTCCGCTCGGAATAACGGCAGTTCAAGAAAGACAGTTCATCAAAGCCTATTTCAGTCGCTTTCTCTGTAAACCATTCAGTACGATCCATATTTTTAGTGGGAGCCATGGCAATATGCAACCACCCGTTCCACCCTTTTTCCTGCGGAATCGTTTCCGTTACCTTCACTTGGCAACGTTTACCGCTTGCAGCACTGATTACAGCCTTGTAAAAACAACCTTTTCCATCAGTCAACATTATCTCATCGCCTATGGAAAGACGCAAAACCCGTAAACAATGTCCTGCTTCCTCTTCTGGAAGTTCAAGATTACTCGCTATATCAGGGGTATAAAAAACATGCATAGTTCTTCTTGTTTTTCAATTTATATATCAAACTATCGTATTCTCCTCCTCTTGTTCCCGTCGTTTTATCTCATCACGCAAACGGGATGCCTGCTCATAATTCTCTTCTTCTATAGCCTTTGACAATGCTTCTTTCAGCATCACCACATCAACTGTATTTACATTGACAGAAAATGCCGTATTCCCAACTTCATGCAACTGTTCACTTTCCATGATCTCATTAGTAGTATAAACAGGACATCCGCAACGCATAGCCAACGCAATCGCATCGGAAGTACGTGAGTCTATTTTAAATACCTCACCCTCCTTTTCCAAAAACAGATAGGAATAATAGACTCCATCCTTTACCTTATATATCAACACTTTCTTTAAAGCAGCCCCCAACTCTTTGGTCACTGTCAGAAAAAGATCGTGCGTCAATGGTCTGGGCATCTTATATTCCATCATTACCACCTTAATAGCCTGCGCCTCCAACGAACCGATAATAATAGGCAGCTTACGGTTACCATTCACTTCTTCCAACACCAGCGCATATGCATCCGCCGGCTGCAATGTAGAGGACATATCATGTACCTTCAATTCTATTTCATCCATAATTTTAACTTCCCTTCTACCACTCCTGTTTACATCGGATATGGTCAAAAATAATTTATTAAACTTGCCTGGGATTATGCTTATACTTGAATATGACAGCAAACAATACCGCAACCACCAAGGCATATCCTGCAAAAACAAACCATGTCATACTCCATCCCTCCATCTGCGGAGCAGTGCTGTTCATATCAACAAAACGATTTACCACAGCTTGAGCTCCCAACGTTCCCACTGTAGCGCCAATACCATTTGTCATAATCACGAACAATCCCTGAGCACTGGAACGAATGGATAAATCAGTCTCATTGTTAACAAACAACGAACCTGAAATGTTGAAGAAGTCGAAAGCCACACCATACACAATCATGGACAGTACAAACATCCAGACACCCGGCCCTGGATTCCCCAGTCCGAACAATCCGAAACGAAGTACCCATGCCAACATGGCTATCAGCATAACGCGCTTGATTCCGAAATGCTTTAATACAAAAGGTATTAATAAAATACACAACGTTTCCGACACCTGAGACAAAGATATCAATGCGTTAGCATGATTCACTCCAAACGTATCAGCATACTCTGGAACTCCCCTGAAACTGCTGAGAAACGGATTGGCAAAACCGTTGGTTATCTGTAAAGAAACCCCCAACAACATAGAAAATATAAAGAAAACAGCCATCTTTTTCTGTTTGAACAGTGTAAACGCCCGCAATCCCATAGCATCTACCAGCGATTTCTGTTCTCCACCACGACTTACAGGACACTCGGGCAAAGTAAGCGCATAAATGGCCAGTATCACTCCAAAGCAAGCACAAGAAAAGAACTGCATATAATTATTTTGGAATCCCAAGATATCCGTCAGCAACATAGAACAGATGAAACCAATCGTTCCAAAAATACGGATAGGAGGAAAAGCGATGACAGGATCCAGTTTTACTTTATCCAGTGCGGTATAGGCTACCGAATTTGTCAATGCCAATGTTGGCATATAAAAAGCTACACTAAAAGAATAAAATGTAAATAAAGTACTGAAATTAACCGCTTCACCATCCACGTAGCCATACCACCCGGCAGCCACCATAAACACGGCAGCCATAAAATGACAGAAGCCATATAATTTTTGAGCAGGCACCCATCTGTCGGCAATAATTCCCATTACAGCAGGCATAAACAAGGAAACAATCCCCTGCATGGCGTAAAACAGGCCTATCCTAGCACCCAAGCCAATATTAAACAAATATGTCCCCATGGAAGTAAGATAAGCCCCCCATACGGCAAATTGTAAGAAGTTCATGACTATCAGTCTGAGTTTCATTCCGGTAATTTCGTTTTTCATCTTTCTTCTTTAATGTGTGTTTTTTATATTACTTGCAAAGATATAAAACAATTCGATTTTTCATGGAGATTCATCTTAAAAAACAAAGCCTCTCCGGTGGTTTCACAACTTCCGGAAAGGCAAGACAATTAAAAAGTTTTTGTAATCTAACTAAAAGAGAGTGTTTTATTATCTGGTGTTCGTGAAAAATAATGCCATTATCTATTCAGCTATGGCATAAGCATCCAGTCCTTTCAATGACTGGCGGATAGTTTTCTGCATCTTCTCCATCTCTTCCCGGCTCATTTGGCGCACCTCTATACCGGAATCTCTTAGATTATTCCCCAATTCAGCCATCTGCTCATTGAACGAATCCCAATATTCCGAATCAAGGACAGCAGAATACACTTCTTTCCCATCCTTCATCGGACTGATAATAACGGTCATGCTTACATTTCCGTTTTCATTGACATTAAGGGTGTAAGTACGTTTCTCATTATCCATCTTATAAATGAATGTAAAATTCGCTTTCTGCGCCTTGCCCCTTCCCTTCGGCATATCCTTAATGGCAGTTTCTGCATATTCCTCATCCTTCTCGAAAGCCTCAATCAACCTTGCGCCTATTTTCTCATCCTTTAACGAAAAACTTTTCACCACCTTTACCACTTTGCGGGTTTTAGAGTCACGTTTCGTTACAGAGTTGATAGCCACATCATCCCGCTTTTCCAATTCTGCCGCCATTTTATCAATATTCTTCTGGGCCATAACCTTGCCTGTTCCACCACACAGCAGCAAAACAGCCGCCAATGCACTTCCTAAAATAAACCTTGTTTTCATATCTTATTTTTTATGTTTTTTATTCGCTTACCAATAATTCCTTTTCTTCTATCTCTTTCTCGGAACGATGAATTTCTTCCACACGTTCCTGGGCCAGTTTCTCCACCCGTTCCGCCTTTTCCAATGTTTCAATAATACAAGGCATAATCTGTTTCACATCCGAAATGCGCTTGCCTCCCACTTCCACATAACTACCTTCGTAGCACGACCACTCACCACTTCCGTCTGCTTGGTTTTCCGAATAGAAAATAAAACCTAACCCCAGCGCAATGACCATCATTGCCGCTATACCGGCACTCCAGACAGCTATTGGAATACGCTGATAAAAGCTTTCTTTTCCAACCACCGGTACCTTTTCTGATTTCTTTCCTCCAGCAACCTCCTTCTGTCCGTCTGGCTGCAACATACCCGGTTCTCCCTGCATACCTCCCTCATACCAGGCAAACATCGGAGCATATCCCATCAGATGAGAAGGTACATCCCCTGTATGGAAGAAACGATAAATAGCCTGCTCCTCGGCATTCGTAGTTTCCCCTTCCAAGAAACGGTTAATGTATTCTTCTATATTCCTCTTATCTAATTCCATACCTTACTGTGTATCATAAATTGTTCTTTTACTCTTTTTCTAGCTCTCGACAAATTGGTTCGTACCGCCACCGGCGTACTTCCTGTGAGACGGGCTATCTCCTCTACTTCGAAACCTTCCAAGTGCTTCATGCGGAGAATAGACTGTTGCAAATCAGGTAAAGTACCTATTACTTCCAGTATCTCCTGCATATTCTCTTCCTCTACCAGTTTCATT from Phocaeicola dorei encodes the following:
- a CDS encoding secondary thiamine-phosphate synthase enzyme YjbQ — its product is MVSQTEFTLRPRTRGFHLITDEVVRNLPPLPQIGLLYLFIKHTSAALSINENADPDVRTDMESIFNHLIKEREPYYEHTLEGWDDMPAHAKSTIIGASLTIPITDGRLNMGIWQGIYLCEFRNHGGGRKIVATVMGE
- a CDS encoding ATP-binding cassette domain-containing protein; the protein is MNTIELQRALPAVFAGRDSIISDVWHQLLTLQRGEAYLVEAASGTGKSSLCSYIYGYRNDYQGIICFGEKNIRSLSVHDWVEIRKRSISMLFQELRLFTELTAWENVQLKNSLTGFKSKKEIKAWFEQFGIADKWDTPVAKMSFGQQQRVALVRALCQPFDFIFLDEPISHLDEENGRIMSRILVEEADRQGAGIIVTSIGKHLELNYTKTLKL
- a CDS encoding DUF4836 family protein, with the translated sequence MRKGIWGFALVAIMLLMASCSSKSEYANAIPKDAAMVMSFDFKTMAEKSGINGKGGEKVVAKLTDALKSGLEGEAYKTAEKIIKSPSESGLSFTDKVYMFITPHSNAFALLAKVDDEGKVEDLLEALKEEQICTELKSESGCTWTQMGTALCAFNKGTFLLMGSNKGDALSLKGSLLSLMRQDAENSYVKTTDFGKLASSKGEIVTVMNMSFIPNDITMQMRMGMPAYLKLEDIKYLVSATFEKGKIVVKMETLIENKDLIAMYEKQSAVSALIKGAYLEYFPANTLVWAGGNIDGKGIYDLLCENPTIKQALDNPMLPIDIEGIFSSIHGDVAVGYSSLSNNDLLIYADVTNKDFLQSFEDLRPLLAMTGGQMQLNSTGKDQYEFRMYRQSIWFGVKDNLLYISNNERLADEAGRRYGVSLQNTSWAGEVVKNRFFMAFNAAQLVKDVQENPRLTRMLGSDAAVFNAILGSCDYVDVMAPDWRSGQINIVMKDKEVNVLQLIVHGLENL
- a CDS encoding 16S rRNA (uracil(1498)-N(3))-methyltransferase, yielding MHVFYTPDIASNLELPEEEAGHCLRVLRLSIGDEIMLTDGKGCFYKAVISAASGKRCQVKVTETIPQEKGWNGWLHIAMAPTKNMDRTEWFTEKATEIGFDELSFLNCRYSERKVIKKERIEKILVSAVKQSLKATMPVLNEMTDFNKFVSRDFKGQKFIAHCYEGEKLLLKDILRSGEDALVMIGPEGDFSEEEVAKAIAAGFQPVSLGKSRLRTETAALVACHTLNLLNQK
- a CDS encoding bifunctional nuclease family protein, with the translated sequence MDEIELKVHDMSSTLQPADAYALVLEEVNGNRKLPIIIGSLEAQAIKVVMMEYKMPRPLTHDLFLTVTKELGAALKKVLIYKVKDGVYYSYLFLEKEGEVFKIDSRTSDAIALAMRCGCPVYTTNEIMESEQLHEVGNTAFSVNVNTVDVVMLKEALSKAIEEENYEQASRLRDEIKRREQEEENTIV
- a CDS encoding MFS transporter encodes the protein MKNEITGMKLRLIVMNFLQFAVWGAYLTSMGTYLFNIGLGARIGLFYAMQGIVSLFMPAVMGIIADRWVPAQKLYGFCHFMAAVFMVAAGWYGYVDGEAVNFSTLFTFYSFSVAFYMPTLALTNSVAYTALDKVKLDPVIAFPPIRIFGTIGFICSMLLTDILGFQNNYMQFFSCACFGVILAIYALTLPECPVSRGGEQKSLVDAMGLRAFTLFKQKKMAVFFIFSMLLGVSLQITNGFANPFLSSFRGVPEYADTFGVNHANALISLSQVSETLCILLIPFVLKHFGIKRVMLIAMLAWVLRFGLFGLGNPGPGVWMFVLSMIVYGVAFDFFNISGSLFVNNETDLSIRSSAQGLFVIMTNGIGATVGTLGAQAVVNRFVDMNSTAPQMEGWSMTWFVFAGYALVVAVLFAVIFKYKHNPRQV
- a CDS encoding DUF5024 domain-containing protein, which gives rise to MKTRFILGSALAAVLLLCGGTGKVMAQKNIDKMAAELEKRDDVAINSVTKRDSKTRKVVKVVKSFSLKDEKIGARLIEAFEKDEEYAETAIKDMPKGRGKAQKANFTFIYKMDNEKRTYTLNVNENGNVSMTVIISPMKDGKEVYSAVLDSEYWDSFNEQMAELGNNLRDSGIEVRQMSREEMEKMQKTIRQSLKGLDAYAIAE